A genomic stretch from Cellulomonas sp. KRMCY2 includes:
- a CDS encoding HNH endonuclease, with the protein MAVTRTRRARAARRRKRRMDHVEHNLSDEQWTALKAAWGGCAYCGATDKPLQRDCVLPLSRGGRYTLDNIAPACGSCNASKCNDEVSGWLRRKKLDERAFLLRHLEITTALALRFPPDRNPQPPETLSSASCSDARNDSLSSRESSQP; encoded by the coding sequence ATGGCGGTCACCCGAACGCGCAGGGCAAGGGCCGCCCGCAGACGCAAGCGCCGGATGGACCACGTCGAGCACAACCTCAGCGACGAGCAGTGGACCGCTCTCAAGGCGGCGTGGGGCGGCTGCGCGTACTGCGGCGCGACCGACAAGCCGCTGCAGCGCGACTGCGTGCTGCCGCTCTCCCGCGGCGGGCGCTACACGCTCGACAACATCGCGCCGGCGTGCGGCTCGTGCAACGCCAGCAAGTGCAACGACGAGGTCTCCGGCTGGCTGCGACGCAAGAAGCTCGACGAGCGCGCCTTCCTGCTGCGCCACCTCGAGATCACGACGGCACTCGCGCTGCGATTCCCGCCTGACCGGAACCCTCAGCCGCCCGAGACGCTCAGCTCGGCCTCGTGCAGCGACGCCCGGAACGACTCGCTCAGCTCACGCGAGTCGAGCCAGCCGTAG
- a CDS encoding YibE/F family protein, with protein sequence MSRQPRLDRIAVVLAAILVPLALATGVGLLALWPTGEVHETGIIAIESEYPTARVTATATETCPGANEDRLPDGTIPESVACTRVTATVTSGDAKGQVVEVWTPALVRATDVPPGTTVVLVRYLATDLEPEVFAWHDYSRTLPLGVLAAAFAVVVVAVAGMRGFRALIGLALAFVVIGTFMLPALLEGRDALTVGLVGSSTIMFVVLYLAHGFSRRTTTALLGTLAGLAVTAALGVLAARSAHLYGIATEENYRLAMLTGQLDGTALRGLFLCGVVLAGLGVLNDVTITQASAVWELRGVMPTASRRELFTRGMRIGRDHIASTVYTIAFAYAGAALPVLLLLQVYQLPLLQTISSGEFAEEIARTLVGSIGLVLAIPLTTVIAAVVVTAQPAGHAHRHTAGDATAHGHSHLGDAGT encoded by the coding sequence ATGTCTCGCCAGCCGCGCCTCGACCGCATCGCCGTCGTGCTCGCGGCGATCCTCGTCCCGCTGGCGCTCGCGACGGGGGTGGGCCTCCTGGCGCTGTGGCCGACCGGAGAGGTGCACGAGACCGGGATCATCGCGATCGAGTCGGAGTACCCGACGGCCCGGGTCACGGCCACCGCGACCGAGACCTGTCCCGGCGCGAACGAGGACCGCCTGCCCGACGGCACGATCCCCGAGTCCGTCGCGTGCACCCGGGTCACGGCCACTGTCACCTCCGGCGACGCGAAGGGTCAGGTCGTCGAGGTCTGGACCCCCGCGCTGGTCCGCGCGACAGACGTCCCGCCCGGCACGACCGTCGTGCTGGTCCGGTACCTCGCGACCGACCTGGAGCCCGAGGTGTTCGCCTGGCACGACTACTCCCGCACCCTGCCCCTCGGGGTGCTCGCCGCCGCGTTCGCCGTCGTCGTGGTCGCCGTCGCCGGGATGCGGGGCTTCCGCGCCCTGATCGGCCTCGCGCTGGCCTTCGTCGTGATCGGCACCTTCATGCTGCCCGCGCTCCTCGAAGGCCGCGATGCGCTGACCGTCGGCCTCGTCGGCTCCTCGACGATCATGTTCGTCGTCCTGTACCTGGCGCACGGCTTCTCCCGGCGCACCACGACAGCCCTGCTCGGCACGCTCGCCGGCCTCGCCGTCACGGCGGCGCTGGGCGTGCTGGCGGCCCGCTCGGCCCATCTGTACGGCATCGCGACCGAGGAGAACTACCGGCTCGCGATGCTCACCGGGCAGCTCGACGGCACAGCCCTGCGCGGGCTGTTCCTGTGCGGCGTCGTGCTCGCGGGGCTCGGCGTGCTCAACGACGTGACCATCACGCAGGCCTCGGCCGTCTGGGAGCTGCGTGGCGTGATGCCGACCGCGTCCCGCCGTGAGCTGTTCACGCGCGGCATGCGGATCGGCCGCGACCACATCGCCTCGACCGTGTACACGATCGCCTTCGCCTATGCCGGTGCGGCGCTGCCGGTGCTCCTGCTGCTCCAGGTCTACCAGCTGCCGCTGCTCCAGACGATCAGCAGCGGGGAGTTCGCCGAGGAGATCGCGCGCACCCTGGTCGGCTCCATCGGCCTGGTGCTCGCGATCCCGCTGACCACTGTCATCGCCGCCGTCGTCGTGACCGCCCAGCCCGCCGGCCACGCCCACCGGCACACGGCCGGCGACGCGACCGCGCACGGGCACTCACACCTGGGCGACGCCGGCACCTAG
- the dusB gene encoding tRNA dihydrouridine synthase DusB, whose translation MPAGASTATAVLPPLRIGPITIDTPVVLAPMAGVTNGAFRRLCREHGAGLYVAEMVTSRALVEKTSESLRIIRHQSDERPRSVQIYGVDPATVGAAVRMLAQEDRADHVDLNFGCPVPKVTRKGGGAVLPWKRDLFAAIVRAAVDAAAPFGVPVTVKMRKGIDEDHLTYIEAGLTAQDAGVAAVALHARTAADYYSGIADWEAIARLKEAVTDIPVLGNGDIWSAEDALAMVAQTGCDGVVVGRGCQGRPWLFADLAAAFHGSDARVRPGLAEVALAVRRHAELMVEEFGEENKALREMRKHMPWYLKGYAVGGPLRARLGLVETLAHLDDLLAELDLDQPYPGIGAEGQRGRAGSPKRPILPYGWLDSRELSESFRASLHEAELSVSGG comes from the coding sequence ATGCCGGCTGGGGCGTCCACCGCGACAGCGGTGCTGCCGCCGCTGCGGATCGGCCCGATCACGATCGACACCCCGGTCGTGCTCGCCCCGATGGCCGGGGTGACCAACGGCGCCTTCCGACGGCTCTGCCGGGAGCACGGTGCCGGACTCTACGTCGCGGAGATGGTCACGTCCCGTGCGCTGGTGGAGAAGACCTCGGAGTCGCTGCGCATCATCCGGCACCAGTCCGACGAACGACCACGTTCGGTGCAGATCTACGGCGTCGACCCGGCGACGGTCGGCGCTGCGGTGCGGATGCTCGCGCAGGAGGACCGCGCCGACCACGTCGACCTGAACTTCGGCTGCCCGGTGCCCAAGGTCACCCGCAAGGGCGGTGGCGCGGTGCTGCCCTGGAAGCGGGACCTGTTCGCGGCGATCGTGCGCGCAGCGGTCGACGCGGCCGCCCCGTTCGGTGTGCCGGTCACCGTCAAGATGCGCAAGGGCATCGACGAGGACCACCTGACCTACATCGAGGCCGGGCTGACGGCACAGGACGCCGGCGTCGCCGCCGTCGCGCTGCACGCCAGGACGGCGGCCGACTACTACTCGGGAATCGCCGACTGGGAGGCGATCGCCAGGCTCAAGGAGGCCGTGACGGACATCCCGGTGCTCGGCAACGGCGACATCTGGTCGGCGGAGGACGCCCTGGCGATGGTCGCGCAGACCGGCTGCGACGGCGTCGTCGTCGGGCGTGGCTGCCAGGGGCGGCCGTGGCTGTTCGCCGACCTCGCTGCGGCGTTCCACGGCTCGGACGCGAGGGTCCGGCCGGGGCTCGCCGAGGTCGCTCTGGCCGTCCGCCGCCATGCCGAGCTCATGGTCGAGGAGTTCGGCGAGGAGAACAAGGCACTGCGCGAGATGCGCAAGCACATGCCCTGGTACCTCAAGGGGTACGCCGTCGGCGGTCCGCTGCGGGCCCGGCTCGGGCTGGTCGAGACGCTCGCGCACCTGGACGACCTGCTCGCGGAGCTCGACCTGGACCAGCCGTACCCCGGCATCGGCGCCGAGGGGCAGCGTGGCCGGGCCGGCTCGCCGAAGCGGCCGATCCTGCCCTACGGCTGGCTCGACTCGCGTGAGCTGAGCGAGTCGTTCCGGGCGTCGCTGCACGAGGCCGAGCTGAGCGTCTCGGGCGGCTGA
- a CDS encoding alpha-amylase family protein has protein sequence MLTTSRRPVGLTAVVATVALALGACTRAPDPGPSASTDAMPTASASGTAGTAGTGGTTRDVGVQLFQWTWDAIAAECTDALGPAGYGWVLTSPPQEHVLGAEWWTAYQPVSHRIESRLGSREEFAAMVATCDAAGVEVLADAVVNHMAGQDAPGIGWAGSPYEHYEYPGLYSDADGDFHHCDLNPADDIVRYDNALEVQTCELVNLADLATETDHVRATIVAYLQDLLSLGVAGFRIDAAKHMPAQDVAAVVAELPAGTRILQEVIAADGEPIQPEDYLDNGAVFDFGYGRDLRGYVGGGSVGHVLELGTGASALPSDQAVVFVDNHDTERNDSTFMYLDGEDYALANVLMLAGDYGTPVVYSGYSFRDRDAGPAQDAGGAVLDASCGPDVGPQTTYDEDAWVCQHRWPAIAGMVGWRNAVGDAPVTDVFTERRVVAFGRGDRGFVAANGGALEAEHTIPTSLAPGAYCDVITGGLVDGVCMGETVTVDQDGTVTIVIPAGGAVAIQVGARTSG, from the coding sequence GTGCTCACGACCTCCCGGCGCCCCGTCGGGCTGACGGCCGTCGTGGCGACGGTGGCCCTGGCCCTCGGCGCCTGCACGCGGGCACCGGATCCCGGTCCGAGCGCATCGACCGACGCGATGCCGACGGCGTCGGCGTCCGGGACCGCCGGAACAGCCGGGACCGGCGGGACCACCCGCGACGTCGGCGTCCAGCTGTTCCAGTGGACCTGGGACGCGATAGCGGCCGAGTGCACCGACGCGCTCGGCCCGGCCGGCTACGGCTGGGTGCTCACCTCGCCGCCGCAGGAGCACGTCCTCGGGGCGGAGTGGTGGACCGCATACCAGCCGGTCAGCCACCGGATCGAGTCCCGGCTGGGCAGCCGCGAGGAGTTCGCCGCGATGGTCGCCACCTGCGACGCAGCCGGGGTCGAGGTGCTCGCCGACGCCGTGGTCAACCACATGGCCGGCCAGGACGCGCCCGGGATCGGCTGGGCGGGCAGCCCGTACGAGCACTACGAGTACCCGGGCCTGTACTCGGATGCCGACGGCGACTTCCACCACTGCGACCTCAACCCCGCCGACGACATCGTGCGGTACGACAACGCCCTCGAGGTGCAGACCTGCGAGCTGGTCAACCTCGCCGACCTCGCGACCGAGACCGACCACGTGCGCGCGACGATCGTCGCCTACCTGCAGGATCTGCTGTCCCTCGGGGTGGCCGGCTTCCGGATCGACGCCGCCAAGCACATGCCGGCTCAGGACGTCGCGGCGGTCGTCGCCGAGCTCCCGGCGGGCACGCGCATCCTGCAGGAGGTGATCGCGGCGGACGGTGAGCCGATCCAGCCCGAGGACTACCTCGACAACGGCGCCGTCTTCGACTTCGGCTACGGGCGCGACCTGCGCGGGTACGTCGGGGGCGGCTCGGTCGGCCACGTGCTCGAGCTGGGCACCGGTGCCTCGGCCCTGCCCAGCGACCAGGCCGTCGTCTTCGTCGACAACCACGACACCGAGCGCAACGACTCGACGTTCATGTACCTCGACGGCGAGGACTACGCCCTGGCGAACGTGCTCATGCTCGCCGGTGACTACGGGACGCCCGTCGTGTACTCCGGCTACTCCTTCCGTGACCGCGACGCCGGTCCCGCGCAGGACGCCGGCGGTGCGGTGCTGGACGCCTCGTGCGGGCCCGACGTCGGTCCGCAGACCACGTACGACGAGGATGCCTGGGTGTGCCAGCACCGGTGGCCGGCGATCGCCGGCATGGTCGGCTGGCGGAACGCGGTGGGCGACGCGCCGGTGACCGACGTGTTCACCGAACGCCGGGTGGTCGCCTTCGGGCGTGGCGACCGCGGGTTCGTCGCAGCCAACGGTGGGGCGCTCGAGGCCGAGCACACGATCCCGACGTCGCTCGCGCCCGGCGCGTACTGCGACGTGATCACCGGCGGCCTCGTCGACGGGGTGTGTATGGGGGAGACCGTGACGGTCGACCAGGACGGCACGGTCACGATCGTCATCCCGGCCGGCGGCGCGGTCGCGATCCAGGTCGGGGCGCGCACGTCCGGATAG